Proteins encoded by one window of Myripristis murdjan chromosome 1, fMyrMur1.1, whole genome shotgun sequence:
- the LOC115366185 gene encoding sodium/hydrogen exchanger 9B2 isoform X2 yields MEDTQPKPPTPDPSPAHSPAPSPAPSPLPSPALDRIALTAANHVELSKDRGIILETTQFSNCKHLNVNQIQVVVRRCSSPNVTEETTYFIPRNPVVDAGTNTDPPVVCCPLLHRVCPCPPRGLLASLITKLLLAAVLFGVVWSITEKECLPGGNLFGITVLFICAVTGGKLVSLIRLPKLPPFPSLLGMLLMGFLLRNIPKITDAVYIDFRWSASLRNIALAVILARAGLGLDPSALKKLKAVCVRVAIGPCLIEASTVALVSHFLMGLPWVWGFILGFVLGAVSPAVVVPSMLLLQKDGYGLEQGIPTLLMAAGSFDDILAITGFTTCLGMAFATGSTWYNLLRGVLEVAGGMVAGILLGFLIQYFPSVDQKYVVMKRSFLVLGLSVFAVFGSGVAGFPGSGGLCTLVLAFLAGLGWGTDKERVEEVVGMAWDVFQPLLFGLIGAEIRISQLEGQTVGLGVASLFIALVVRVLFTFVCVLCAGFNFKEKVFIALAWMPKATVQAAIGSTALDMARTKGDVDLQKYGMDVLTVAVLAILITAPIGALVIGLSGPRLLQKPKSAAWATAAGAEGDTDTPVTYESTL; encoded by the exons ATGGAGGACACACAGCCCAAACCACCTACGCCTGATCCAAGCCCTGCACACAGTCCAGCGCCCAGCCCTGCACCAAGCCCACTCCCCAGCCCAGCACTGGACAGAATTGCTCTGACTGCAGCGAACCATGTGGAG CTCAGCAAAGACAGAGGGATTATCTTGGAAACCACACAGTTCTCAAACTGCAAG CACTTGAATGTGAACCAGATCCAAGTGGTGGTGCGGCGCTGCTCGAGTCCAAATGTCACAGAGGAGACCACCTACTTCATTCCTCGCAATCCTGTTGTGGATGCAGGCACCAACACAGACCCTCCAGTGGTCTGCTGCCCCTTGCTACACAGAGTTTGCCCTTGTCCACCAAGAGGCCTCCTAGCCTCTCTCATAACCAAAC TCCTTTTAGCTGCTGTGCTCTTTGGAGTGGTGTGGTCCATCACAGAGAAGGAATGCCTACCAGGGGGAAACCTGTTTGGCATCACTGTGCTCTTCATCTGCGCAGTCACTGGGGGCAAATTAGTGTCCCTCATACGCCTTCCCAAGCTTCCACCCTTCCCTTCACTCCTTG GCATGCTGCTGATGGGCTTCTTGCTGAGGAACATCCCTAAGATAACAGATGCTGTGTACATTGACTTCAGATGGTCTGCCTCCCTGAGGAACATAGCCCTAGCTGTCATCCTGGCCAGAGCGGGTCTGGGGTTGGATCCCTCC GCTCTGAAGAAACTAAAAGCggtatgtgtgcgtgtggcgATCGGGCCGTGCCTGATAGAGGCCAGCACCGTAGCCCTCGTCTCTCACTTCCTCATGGGCTTGCCCTGGGTGTGGGGTTTCATCCTTGG CTTTGTGCTCGGTGCTGTGTCTCCAGCAGTGGTCGTTCcctccatgctgctgctgcagaaggATGGTTATGGTTTGGAGCAGGGCATCCCCACCCTGCTGATGGCCGCAGGCAGCTTTGACGACATCCTCGCCATCACTGGCTTCACCACATGCTTAGGCATGGCCTTTGCCACAG GCTCCACTTGGTACAATCTGCTGAGAGGTGTACTGGAGGTGGCAGGCGGCATGGTTGCTGGGATTCTTCTGGGCTTCCTCATCCAATACTTCCCTAGTGTTGACCAG AAATATGTTGTGATGAAACGTTCTTTCTTGGTGCTGGGCCTGTCTGTCTTCGCTGTGTTTGGAAGTGGCGTTGCTGGGTTTCCTGGCTCTGGAGGCCTCTGTACCTTAGTTTTGGCATTCCTGGCTGGCCTGGGCTGGGGTACAGACAAG GAACGTGTGGAGGAAGTGGTGGGGATGGCATGGGACGTGTTCCAGCCACTCCTTTTCGGTCTAATAGGAGCAGAGATCAGAATCTCGCAGTTGGAGGGACAAACAGttg GTCTGGGTGTAGCTTCTCTGTTCATCGCCCTAGTGGTTCGAGTTCTGTTTACTTTcgtctgtgtgttgtgtgcggGCTTCAACTTCAAGGAAAAAGTGTTCATTGCTCTAGCATGGATGCCCAAAGCCACTGTACAG GCAGCTATAGGATCTACAGCTTTGGACATGGCTAGAACTAAGGGAGACGTGGATCTTCAGAAATATGGCATGGATGTGCTGACTGTGGCTGTACTGGCCATCCTAATCACAGCACCTATAGGAGCCCTTGTCATAGGCCTTTCTGGACCTCGGCTGCTGCAGAAACCAAAGAGCGCTGCCTGGG CCACTGCGGCAGGAGCTGAAGGTGACACTGACACTCCTGTCACCTATGAAAGTACACTCTGA
- the LOC115366185 gene encoding sodium/hydrogen exchanger 9B2 isoform X4, producing MEDTQPKPPTPDPSPAHSPAPSPAPSPLPSPALDRIALTAANHVEHLNVNQIQVVVRRCSSPNVTEETTYFIPRNPVVDAGTNTDPPVVCCPLLHRVCPCPPRGLLASLITKLLLAAVLFGVVWSITEKECLPGGNLFGITVLFICAVTGGKLVSLIRLPKLPPFPSLLGMLLMGFLLRNIPKITDAVYIDFRWSASLRNIALAVILARAGLGLDPSALKKLKAVCVRVAIGPCLIEASTVALVSHFLMGLPWVWGFILGFVLGAVSPAVVVPSMLLLQKDGYGLEQGIPTLLMAAGSFDDILAITGFTTCLGMAFATGSTWYNLLRGVLEVAGGMVAGILLGFLIQYFPSVDQKYVVMKRSFLVLGLSVFAVFGSGVAGFPGSGGLCTLVLAFLAGLGWGTDKERVEEVVGMAWDVFQPLLFGLIGAEIRISQLEGQTVGLGVASLFIALVVRVLFTFVCVLCAGFNFKEKVFIALAWMPKATVQAAIGSTALDMARTKGDVDLQKYGMDVLTVAVLAILITAPIGALVIGLSGPRLLQKPKSAAWATAAGAEGDTDTPVTYESTL from the exons ATGGAGGACACACAGCCCAAACCACCTACGCCTGATCCAAGCCCTGCACACAGTCCAGCGCCCAGCCCTGCACCAAGCCCACTCCCCAGCCCAGCACTGGACAGAATTGCTCTGACTGCAGCGAACCATGTGGAG CACTTGAATGTGAACCAGATCCAAGTGGTGGTGCGGCGCTGCTCGAGTCCAAATGTCACAGAGGAGACCACCTACTTCATTCCTCGCAATCCTGTTGTGGATGCAGGCACCAACACAGACCCTCCAGTGGTCTGCTGCCCCTTGCTACACAGAGTTTGCCCTTGTCCACCAAGAGGCCTCCTAGCCTCTCTCATAACCAAAC TCCTTTTAGCTGCTGTGCTCTTTGGAGTGGTGTGGTCCATCACAGAGAAGGAATGCCTACCAGGGGGAAACCTGTTTGGCATCACTGTGCTCTTCATCTGCGCAGTCACTGGGGGCAAATTAGTGTCCCTCATACGCCTTCCCAAGCTTCCACCCTTCCCTTCACTCCTTG GCATGCTGCTGATGGGCTTCTTGCTGAGGAACATCCCTAAGATAACAGATGCTGTGTACATTGACTTCAGATGGTCTGCCTCCCTGAGGAACATAGCCCTAGCTGTCATCCTGGCCAGAGCGGGTCTGGGGTTGGATCCCTCC GCTCTGAAGAAACTAAAAGCggtatgtgtgcgtgtggcgATCGGGCCGTGCCTGATAGAGGCCAGCACCGTAGCCCTCGTCTCTCACTTCCTCATGGGCTTGCCCTGGGTGTGGGGTTTCATCCTTGG CTTTGTGCTCGGTGCTGTGTCTCCAGCAGTGGTCGTTCcctccatgctgctgctgcagaaggATGGTTATGGTTTGGAGCAGGGCATCCCCACCCTGCTGATGGCCGCAGGCAGCTTTGACGACATCCTCGCCATCACTGGCTTCACCACATGCTTAGGCATGGCCTTTGCCACAG GCTCCACTTGGTACAATCTGCTGAGAGGTGTACTGGAGGTGGCAGGCGGCATGGTTGCTGGGATTCTTCTGGGCTTCCTCATCCAATACTTCCCTAGTGTTGACCAG AAATATGTTGTGATGAAACGTTCTTTCTTGGTGCTGGGCCTGTCTGTCTTCGCTGTGTTTGGAAGTGGCGTTGCTGGGTTTCCTGGCTCTGGAGGCCTCTGTACCTTAGTTTTGGCATTCCTGGCTGGCCTGGGCTGGGGTACAGACAAG GAACGTGTGGAGGAAGTGGTGGGGATGGCATGGGACGTGTTCCAGCCACTCCTTTTCGGTCTAATAGGAGCAGAGATCAGAATCTCGCAGTTGGAGGGACAAACAGttg GTCTGGGTGTAGCTTCTCTGTTCATCGCCCTAGTGGTTCGAGTTCTGTTTACTTTcgtctgtgtgttgtgtgcggGCTTCAACTTCAAGGAAAAAGTGTTCATTGCTCTAGCATGGATGCCCAAAGCCACTGTACAG GCAGCTATAGGATCTACAGCTTTGGACATGGCTAGAACTAAGGGAGACGTGGATCTTCAGAAATATGGCATGGATGTGCTGACTGTGGCTGTACTGGCCATCCTAATCACAGCACCTATAGGAGCCCTTGTCATAGGCCTTTCTGGACCTCGGCTGCTGCAGAAACCAAAGAGCGCTGCCTGGG CCACTGCGGCAGGAGCTGAAGGTGACACTGACACTCCTGTCACCTATGAAAGTACACTCTGA
- the LOC115366185 gene encoding sodium/hydrogen exchanger 9B2 isoform X1: protein MEDTQPKPPTPDPSPAHSPAPSPAPSPLPSPALDRIALTAANHVELSKDRGIILETTQFSNCKHLNVNQIQVVVRRCSSPNVTEETTYFIPRNPVVDAGTNTDPPVVCCPLLHRVCPCPPRGLLASLITKLLLAAVLFGVVWSITEKECLPGGNLFGITVLFICAVTGGKLVSLIRLPKLPPFPSLLGMLLMGFLLRNIPKITDAVYIDFRWSASLRNIALAVILARAGLGLDPSALKKLKAVCVRVAIGPCLIEASTVALVSHFLMGLPWVWGFILGFVLGAVSPAVVVPSMLLLQKDGYGLEQGIPTLLMAAGSFDDILAITGFTTCLGMAFATGSTWYNLLRGVLEVAGGMVAGILLGFLIQYFPSVDQKYVVMKRSFLVLGLSVFAVFGSGVAGFPGSGGLCTLVLAFLAGLGWGTDKERVEEVVGMAWDVFQPLLFGLIGAEIRISQLEGQTVGLGVASLFIALVVRVLFTFVCVLCAGFNFKEKVFIALAWMPKATVQAAIGSTALDMARTKGDVDLQKYGMDVLTVAVLAILITAPIGALVIGLSGPRLLQKPKSAAWGEPVTHNLSSFFLATAAGAEGDTDTPVTYESTL from the exons ATGGAGGACACACAGCCCAAACCACCTACGCCTGATCCAAGCCCTGCACACAGTCCAGCGCCCAGCCCTGCACCAAGCCCACTCCCCAGCCCAGCACTGGACAGAATTGCTCTGACTGCAGCGAACCATGTGGAG CTCAGCAAAGACAGAGGGATTATCTTGGAAACCACACAGTTCTCAAACTGCAAG CACTTGAATGTGAACCAGATCCAAGTGGTGGTGCGGCGCTGCTCGAGTCCAAATGTCACAGAGGAGACCACCTACTTCATTCCTCGCAATCCTGTTGTGGATGCAGGCACCAACACAGACCCTCCAGTGGTCTGCTGCCCCTTGCTACACAGAGTTTGCCCTTGTCCACCAAGAGGCCTCCTAGCCTCTCTCATAACCAAAC TCCTTTTAGCTGCTGTGCTCTTTGGAGTGGTGTGGTCCATCACAGAGAAGGAATGCCTACCAGGGGGAAACCTGTTTGGCATCACTGTGCTCTTCATCTGCGCAGTCACTGGGGGCAAATTAGTGTCCCTCATACGCCTTCCCAAGCTTCCACCCTTCCCTTCACTCCTTG GCATGCTGCTGATGGGCTTCTTGCTGAGGAACATCCCTAAGATAACAGATGCTGTGTACATTGACTTCAGATGGTCTGCCTCCCTGAGGAACATAGCCCTAGCTGTCATCCTGGCCAGAGCGGGTCTGGGGTTGGATCCCTCC GCTCTGAAGAAACTAAAAGCggtatgtgtgcgtgtggcgATCGGGCCGTGCCTGATAGAGGCCAGCACCGTAGCCCTCGTCTCTCACTTCCTCATGGGCTTGCCCTGGGTGTGGGGTTTCATCCTTGG CTTTGTGCTCGGTGCTGTGTCTCCAGCAGTGGTCGTTCcctccatgctgctgctgcagaaggATGGTTATGGTTTGGAGCAGGGCATCCCCACCCTGCTGATGGCCGCAGGCAGCTTTGACGACATCCTCGCCATCACTGGCTTCACCACATGCTTAGGCATGGCCTTTGCCACAG GCTCCACTTGGTACAATCTGCTGAGAGGTGTACTGGAGGTGGCAGGCGGCATGGTTGCTGGGATTCTTCTGGGCTTCCTCATCCAATACTTCCCTAGTGTTGACCAG AAATATGTTGTGATGAAACGTTCTTTCTTGGTGCTGGGCCTGTCTGTCTTCGCTGTGTTTGGAAGTGGCGTTGCTGGGTTTCCTGGCTCTGGAGGCCTCTGTACCTTAGTTTTGGCATTCCTGGCTGGCCTGGGCTGGGGTACAGACAAG GAACGTGTGGAGGAAGTGGTGGGGATGGCATGGGACGTGTTCCAGCCACTCCTTTTCGGTCTAATAGGAGCAGAGATCAGAATCTCGCAGTTGGAGGGACAAACAGttg GTCTGGGTGTAGCTTCTCTGTTCATCGCCCTAGTGGTTCGAGTTCTGTTTACTTTcgtctgtgtgttgtgtgcggGCTTCAACTTCAAGGAAAAAGTGTTCATTGCTCTAGCATGGATGCCCAAAGCCACTGTACAG GCAGCTATAGGATCTACAGCTTTGGACATGGCTAGAACTAAGGGAGACGTGGATCTTCAGAAATATGGCATGGATGTGCTGACTGTGGCTGTACTGGCCATCCTAATCACAGCACCTATAGGAGCCCTTGTCATAGGCCTTTCTGGACCTCGGCTGCTGCAGAAACCAAAGAGCGCTGCCTGGGGTGAGCCAGTCACACACAATTTATCATCTTTTTTCTTAG CCACTGCGGCAGGAGCTGAAGGTGACACTGACACTCCTGTCACCTATGAAAGTACACTCTGA
- the LOC115366185 gene encoding sodium/hydrogen exchanger 9B2 isoform X3, which produces MEDTQPKPPTPDPSPAHSPAPSPAPSPLPSPALDRIALTAANHVEHLNVNQIQVVVRRCSSPNVTEETTYFIPRNPVVDAGTNTDPPVVCCPLLHRVCPCPPRGLLASLITKLLLAAVLFGVVWSITEKECLPGGNLFGITVLFICAVTGGKLVSLIRLPKLPPFPSLLGMLLMGFLLRNIPKITDAVYIDFRWSASLRNIALAVILARAGLGLDPSALKKLKAVCVRVAIGPCLIEASTVALVSHFLMGLPWVWGFILGFVLGAVSPAVVVPSMLLLQKDGYGLEQGIPTLLMAAGSFDDILAITGFTTCLGMAFATGSTWYNLLRGVLEVAGGMVAGILLGFLIQYFPSVDQKYVVMKRSFLVLGLSVFAVFGSGVAGFPGSGGLCTLVLAFLAGLGWGTDKERVEEVVGMAWDVFQPLLFGLIGAEIRISQLEGQTVGLGVASLFIALVVRVLFTFVCVLCAGFNFKEKVFIALAWMPKATVQAAIGSTALDMARTKGDVDLQKYGMDVLTVAVLAILITAPIGALVIGLSGPRLLQKPKSAAWGEPVTHNLSSFFLATAAGAEGDTDTPVTYESTL; this is translated from the exons ATGGAGGACACACAGCCCAAACCACCTACGCCTGATCCAAGCCCTGCACACAGTCCAGCGCCCAGCCCTGCACCAAGCCCACTCCCCAGCCCAGCACTGGACAGAATTGCTCTGACTGCAGCGAACCATGTGGAG CACTTGAATGTGAACCAGATCCAAGTGGTGGTGCGGCGCTGCTCGAGTCCAAATGTCACAGAGGAGACCACCTACTTCATTCCTCGCAATCCTGTTGTGGATGCAGGCACCAACACAGACCCTCCAGTGGTCTGCTGCCCCTTGCTACACAGAGTTTGCCCTTGTCCACCAAGAGGCCTCCTAGCCTCTCTCATAACCAAAC TCCTTTTAGCTGCTGTGCTCTTTGGAGTGGTGTGGTCCATCACAGAGAAGGAATGCCTACCAGGGGGAAACCTGTTTGGCATCACTGTGCTCTTCATCTGCGCAGTCACTGGGGGCAAATTAGTGTCCCTCATACGCCTTCCCAAGCTTCCACCCTTCCCTTCACTCCTTG GCATGCTGCTGATGGGCTTCTTGCTGAGGAACATCCCTAAGATAACAGATGCTGTGTACATTGACTTCAGATGGTCTGCCTCCCTGAGGAACATAGCCCTAGCTGTCATCCTGGCCAGAGCGGGTCTGGGGTTGGATCCCTCC GCTCTGAAGAAACTAAAAGCggtatgtgtgcgtgtggcgATCGGGCCGTGCCTGATAGAGGCCAGCACCGTAGCCCTCGTCTCTCACTTCCTCATGGGCTTGCCCTGGGTGTGGGGTTTCATCCTTGG CTTTGTGCTCGGTGCTGTGTCTCCAGCAGTGGTCGTTCcctccatgctgctgctgcagaaggATGGTTATGGTTTGGAGCAGGGCATCCCCACCCTGCTGATGGCCGCAGGCAGCTTTGACGACATCCTCGCCATCACTGGCTTCACCACATGCTTAGGCATGGCCTTTGCCACAG GCTCCACTTGGTACAATCTGCTGAGAGGTGTACTGGAGGTGGCAGGCGGCATGGTTGCTGGGATTCTTCTGGGCTTCCTCATCCAATACTTCCCTAGTGTTGACCAG AAATATGTTGTGATGAAACGTTCTTTCTTGGTGCTGGGCCTGTCTGTCTTCGCTGTGTTTGGAAGTGGCGTTGCTGGGTTTCCTGGCTCTGGAGGCCTCTGTACCTTAGTTTTGGCATTCCTGGCTGGCCTGGGCTGGGGTACAGACAAG GAACGTGTGGAGGAAGTGGTGGGGATGGCATGGGACGTGTTCCAGCCACTCCTTTTCGGTCTAATAGGAGCAGAGATCAGAATCTCGCAGTTGGAGGGACAAACAGttg GTCTGGGTGTAGCTTCTCTGTTCATCGCCCTAGTGGTTCGAGTTCTGTTTACTTTcgtctgtgtgttgtgtgcggGCTTCAACTTCAAGGAAAAAGTGTTCATTGCTCTAGCATGGATGCCCAAAGCCACTGTACAG GCAGCTATAGGATCTACAGCTTTGGACATGGCTAGAACTAAGGGAGACGTGGATCTTCAGAAATATGGCATGGATGTGCTGACTGTGGCTGTACTGGCCATCCTAATCACAGCACCTATAGGAGCCCTTGTCATAGGCCTTTCTGGACCTCGGCTGCTGCAGAAACCAAAGAGCGCTGCCTGGGGTGAGCCAGTCACACACAATTTATCATCTTTTTTCTTAG CCACTGCGGCAGGAGCTGAAGGTGACACTGACACTCCTGTCACCTATGAAAGTACACTCTGA